The Acidimicrobiia bacterium sequence GCCGTCAGAGCCAGCCTCCAATTTTCATCCTACGCGGCAGTAGTTGTGCCTGTCAACACCGCCTGAAAATTGACCCCCTGGCACCGGTTGAAAATTGACCCCCCGGGCCGGGTTTTGGTCACTCTGTGTTGTCGGTTGGCACTCTCCCTAGGTCGCGGTCTTTGAGTCGGTAGGAGTCTCCTTTGAGGGAGACGACTTCTGCGTGGTGGACGAGCCGGTCGATCATGGCTGCGGCGACGACGGGGTCACCGAAGACTTCGCCCCACCGTCCGAACGGTTTGTTGGAGGTGACGATTACCGAGGCCCTTTCGTACCTGGCGGAGACGAGTTGGAAGAACAGGTTGGCGGCTTCGGCTTCGAAGGGGATATAGCCAACTTCGTCGACGATGAGCAGCGGTATCCGCCCTAATCGGGCGAGTTCGTCTCCGAGCCGGCCTTGGGTGTGTGCTTGGGCGAGACGGCTGACCCAGTCGGTGGCGGTGGCGAAAGCGACCCGGTGGCCGGCTTGGCA is a genomic window containing:
- the istB gene encoding IS21-like element helper ATPase IstB: PRTPTPTARVTMSGHPSYTEDLTRPQRSLKRDTLLHLGALDFILARENVVFLGPPGTGKTHLAIGIGVRACQAGHRVAFATATDWVSRLAQAHTQGRLGDELARLGRIPLLIVDEVGYIPFEAEAANLFFQLVSARYERASVIVTSNKPFGRWGEVFGDPVVAAAMIDRLVHHAEVVSLKGDSYRLKDRDLGRVPTDNTE